Below is a window of Raphanus sativus cultivar WK10039 unplaced genomic scaffold, ASM80110v3 Scaffold3224, whole genome shotgun sequence DNA.
CATAGCTGGCCCGTTTCTATATAGGTCACATCGATCGTGTACGAGAGATAAGTGGTGAACAGCTGGAATTAATTTACagaactttgaaaaaaaaaacaaatgtttcaAATTCACATTGGTCCCTTTCTGAATCATTAGAGAAacgaagaaaaacaaaaccataATTTATCTCCTCAAAATCGTAATTAGCATATTTCAACACTACTAAAAGTCTAAAGCTAAAAACATATAATAGTTGTAAAGAAAACGACACAAGATTGAAATCTTGACTAATTATACTACTACTAGAGTGAAAAcgattaatttaattaattagtaAGTAGCATAACATTAGCTTTAGCCTTCAGACAGGATTACACATAAAAATTCATCATTTCTTTATTTGCCCTAATCTCTTCTCCTAAACCATTCCGACCAAAAAAAAGGagttgagacaaaaaaaaagctcaacCACAAGAAAGAGCCATGAGAAGCACTGCTGCTCGTTCCTCTTCACCCAGCTTCATCCATACCCTCTTCTTCTCCACCACCGATCTCTTCATCACCGGCACTTTAAATCCCAAATCCAAAAATCTACCACCCCTTTTCACACTCTTCTTGTCATTACAATCCTCACTCTCCGTCTTCTTGATCTTGTTCTTGACGCTTCCTGAATCGCCTTTTCCGTTTTTGACGGTCTGATTGTCGGGAGCGAGACAGCTATCGTTACTTTTGTTGTTCTTCATCTTATTATCCTCTTGTTTAATCCCAAGAGCTGCTTGTCTCTTCTTCCTGCTCTTGATCCCACACGCATTGCACAAtgactacaaaaaaaacaaaactttgatCAGACACAAATAGAAACAGATCAAACAAGCTATGTTCTTTATCTCTATGATCAAACACTAATTAAAGCAAAACACACTTGCAAGCAGACCTAAAGAACACCAGATCAAACCCACATTTAGACTAGatctacttaaaaaaaaaaacaggaaaccTAACAAATCACTAAGATAATGATCTTACTTTAGGACCAGCAGGGCCACCACGCCAGAGAGGAGTCTTGTTAGTTCCGCAATCAACGCAAGTCTTTTTAGTatcgcctcctcctcctcctccacttcCGCTACTGCTACAGTTCCCGTTCTCGACATCCGAAGAGTCTCCCGCCGATTCGAGCTTCGTCGTCTTACTTTCTTCCGTCATTGACATCTACCAAGCCAAAACCAAGCAGACAGGTTTAAGTTCAAGAAACGTGATCGAAGTAAGAAAGGATCAAACGATCAAATAAAGCTTACATTGATCTACTTGGAGCTTAAGCTGAAGGTATCAACCAGAAGCAGAAACGATTGAGATGGTGGAGATGAATCAGAAAGCCCTGCTTGTGAAGCAGAGTGTGTGTGATGATGataagtgagagagagagagtgtagAGACGGCGGAGAGGAGTAACGGATAAATAAACGGAGATGGTTTTTATAGTAACGGAGGAGGCGGGGACAATAAAAACCCTAGATTTCCttcttttaattactatttCACCCTCGAGCGGGGGGTTTTATTACCGTTGAGCCACCCGCcgaaaataaacaaacaagaaaactgaaaataaatgaGAGGGAAAATtagtaaaatttataacttgTAATCACCACCTCTAATTAATGaactaacaaacaaaaataaaagcattCTTGTGGAAACAAAGggttttttggtatttcaaattTACAGTTTTGTTTCGATTTGTATGCCACGTTAGATTTGCCAACTGCCAAACTGGGTTTAGTTAGAGATACCCGCATTTTTAGTCTTTTTTCGACACATTTTTATTGTCTGTCTTTTACACACATTATGTTTCAAAAGATAAAGTTAAGAGAAAAAACCGTCACTGAATTTGGTTTGTAAAACAACTAACATCCAATAATACGATGGTTTATcattttcagtttctttttctcattaatcatttttatttatctgttaggtatgtttttctttttctcctaCCAAGCTTTAATAACATCGATTTAATCAGTTTGATAAAAACattaagagattttttttaaaaatattaaaccctgCTTGAAGGTTGACGACAAGCATTAATAACATCGATTAACGGAGACAAGTCGAATAgtataaaaacattatatagaGAGATGGGCGTGCATATGCAGACAAAACTAGCCCAAAATGACTTGGACCGCACTGGCAAGCAAAATAAAGTTTGACCaacattttttatgtttttgacttTGCAGTATTGTGTAGTACAAATGTAACAAAAACTGACTTCACATCACACACAAACCAGATCAGACCAAGGCACCCACTGAGTTTTACACACAAAACCAGACTCATTTAAACCAGTGCCCAACAAAACTCTTGAACCTCCTTCGACTCTCTTCAATCATATCATGCTTAGCTCCTgttgaaacaaaaacaagactCAAAGAATTACACCGACAGGCTTACTCCACCTTCTCCTAGTCAACGCTTTGAGATGTTGAGACATTTGGGTTTTGTGTTAAAGTTATTTATTTACTACCTTCACTGGAAGTTGAATCCACCTGGGGGTGCGGCCGCATCATTACCCCCAAACTGGAATCCCTGAGCAGAGCCATCACCATGTGCTATTGTCTCGTCTTCCTCTTCCAACCAGTACGTCTCAAGAATCTTCACTGCCTTCTCATAGATCTCGCTGTTGTCATGACTCTGCAGATTCTCAATCTTCTCTAATCCCTCAGCATCATCGATCAACTGCGCATAAAAGTTTACGTCCCCGGTATTTCCCGCCACCTTCTCAGCTTCCCCGACTTTCAGAATGTTCTCCAATCCTTCTAGACACACGGTGATTATCCTTGGATCGGGACATACCAAAAGATCACACAGTGGTTTCACCACTCCCTGTTCCACCATGTACCTAAAGCACGCAACACATGAGAAAAGAGAGTAAGTAAAGGGAAGCGAGATCAACCCAAAGAAGCTTACTTGATCTGGTCAGGAGAACCGCCAGAGGTTGCATTTGATACTGCCCATGCAGCTTCTTTCTTTATATCAAACTCTGCGTTTTGAAGTAGACTGACGAGAGGGCAAATCAAACCAGCTTCACATACAGCCTACATCACAGAACAAATATTAGAGAACAATTTAACGATAAAAGCCTTCTCAAACTGATAAAAGCTGAACAACGTCAATTCTCAGTATTAGTTCTCACCTGAATCTGGTCCCTGTTCCCAGCAGTGATGTTTGAGATTGTCCAGCAAGCTTCCTTTTTGATGCTCTTCTTATGGTTGTGAGTCAGAAGGCTCAAGAGG
It encodes the following:
- the LOC130506424 gene encoding GATA transcription factor 17-like — encoded protein: MSMTEESKTTKLESAGDSSDVENGNCSSSGSGGGGGGDTKKTCVDCGTNKTPLWRGGPAGPKSLCNACGIKSRKKRQAALGIKQEDNKMKNNKSNDSCLAPDNQTVKNGKGDSGSVKNKIKKTESEDCNDKKSVKRGGRFLDLGFKVPVMKRSVVEKKRVWMKLGEEERAAVLLMALSCG